The segment GCTGGGGGGCTTGGGGGCGGGGGCAATCTGGCATGACTGGGGCGCGTCCACCACGTATTCGCTCAGCGCCCTGGCGGCCTTGCTGGGATGGTGGGTGGCCTACAGGGGGCTCCGTCTGTCTTCAATGGAACAGGTTGCATAGCCACTGCGCCAAGATGGTGCAAGCCATATATTGCAGAGCAACATTTAATCGCTTTTTGAAGCTGGTCGGCAATAAAACTCTGTGTATAATCGAATGCTCACCTAACTGAAATCCAGACGTCACCATGGCAGGACAAACCCTCTACGACAAACTCTGGCAGAGCCATGTAGTGCATGCCGAAGCCGATGGCACCGTGCTGTTGTATATCGATCGCCACCTGATTCACGAAGTCACCAGTCCGCAAGCTTTTGAAGGTCTGAAGCTGGCTGGTCGCAAGCCTTGGCGCGTGTCGTCCATTGTGGCGACTGCCGATCACAATACCCCGACAGATCACTGGGATGAAGGTATCAAAGACCCGATCTCTCGCGAACAAGTTGAAACACTGGACAAGAATATCCGGGAAGTTGGCGCACTAGCCTATTTCCCATTCCGCGACCATCGCCAAGGCATCGTCCACGTGGTGGGCCCGGAAAATGGCGCGACGCTGCCAGGCATGACGGTCGTGTGTGGTGACAGTCATACCTCGACACACGGCGCGTTTGCCTGTCTTGCACATGGTATCGGTACCTCGGAAGTCGAACACGTGTTGGCAACACAGACACTGGTGGCGAAAAAGTCCAAGTCCATGCTGGTGCGGGTTGAAGGTCAGTTGGGCGCTGGTGTAACTGCCAAGGACGTTGCACTGGCCATCATCGGCAAGATCGGAACGGCAGGTGGCACGGGCTATGCAATCGAATTCGGCGGCTCCGCCATTCGCGGTTTGACGATGGAAGGCCGGATGACACTGTGCAATATGGCCATTGAGGCTGGCGCGCGTGCTGGCATGATAGGGGTCGATCAAATCACTATCGACTACATTAAAGGCCGTCCATTTGCCCCATCTGCCGAGCAATGGGATGCGGCAGTCAACCATTGGCGTACGCTGGTCACAGATGATGGCGCGGTATTCGATACCGTCATCAATCT is part of the Chitinivorax sp. B genome and harbors:
- the leuC gene encoding 3-isopropylmalate dehydratase large subunit, with product MAGQTLYDKLWQSHVVHAEADGTVLLYIDRHLIHEVTSPQAFEGLKLAGRKPWRVSSIVATADHNTPTDHWDEGIKDPISREQVETLDKNIREVGALAYFPFRDHRQGIVHVVGPENGATLPGMTVVCGDSHTSTHGAFACLAHGIGTSEVEHVLATQTLVAKKSKSMLVRVEGQLGAGVTAKDVALAIIGKIGTAGGTGYAIEFGGSAIRGLTMEGRMTLCNMAIEAGARAGMIGVDQITIDYIKGRPFAPSAEQWDAAVNHWRTLVTDDGAVFDTVINLDATAILPQVTWGTSPEMVTTINGKVPDPANEADLVKRGSIERALKYMGLTANTPIDQIPVDKVFIGSCTNSRIEDLREAANIARGRKKADNVKLVLIVPGSGLVKAQAEAEGLHQVFIEAGFEWREPGCSMCLAMNADRLEPGERCASTSNRNFEGRQGQGGRTHLVSPAMAAAAAIAGHFVDVRQFA